A portion of the Harpia harpyja isolate bHarHar1 chromosome 15, bHarHar1 primary haplotype, whole genome shotgun sequence genome contains these proteins:
- the NACA gene encoding nascent polypeptide-associated complex subunit alpha isoform X2, with product MTPAPTSAAKGAPLSPVAVPSAPAAPAPAAPPASADPPAAKAAPVSPVAAPSATAASVTAAPPALAAPPVAKAAPVSPVTALSAPSAPAAPAPAAPPALAAPPAAKAASVSPVTAPSAPSAPAAPAPAAPAAPAAPPAAKAAPKSPVAAPSAPATPAPAAPPAPDAPTTARKPLKSSPVAAPSVPSAPAAPVPAAPPAPAAPAAAKAPPKSPVAATPAPAAPPAPAAPPAVPAPAPGTLVPTPAPVVPGAPLKPSADRAAPASQKPEASLPGSAPVGNVPPPASSAPSATPTKKQPPPSKVAKLAPRQPPSKPPSKAPAPVSAAVDDDDLPPLIPPELPAAEPPVQPILVDLSPRAAVAPAEAPAPPAKQPVLKNDKGSGTESDSDESVPELEEQDSTQATTQQAQLAAAAEIDEEPVSKAKQSRSEKKARKAMSKLGLRQVTGVTRVTIRKSKNILFVITKPDVYKSPASDTYIVFGEAKIEDLSQQAQLAAAEKFKVQGEAVSNIQENTQTPTVQEESEEEEVDETGVEVKDIELVMSQANVSRAKAVRALKNNSNDIVNAIMELTM from the exons ATGACTCCAGCCCCCACTAGTGCGGCCAAAGGGGCTCCCCTGAGCCCAGTcgctgtcccctctgcccctgctgcaccagctcctgcagctccaccaGCTTCAGCTGACCCTCCTGCAGCCAAAGCGGCTCCCGTGAGCCCGGTCGCTGCCCCATCTGCCACGGCTGCATCGGTGACGGCAGCTCCACCAGCTCTGGCTGCCCCTCCTGTAGCCAAAGCAGCTCCCGTGAGCCCGGTCACTGCCCTGTCTGCTCCCTCTGCCCCTGCcgcaccagctcctgcagctccaccaGCTCTGGCTGCCCCTCCTGCAGCCAAAGCAGCTTCCGTGAGCCCAGTCACTGCCCCATCTGCCCCCTCTGCCCCTgctgcaccagctcctgcagctccag cagctccagctgcccctcCCGCAGCCAAAGCAGCTCCCAAAAGCCCTGTtgctgctccctctgccccagccacaccagctcctgcagccccaccAGCTCCAGATGCCCCCACCACGGCTAGAAAGcctctgaagagcagccctgTTGCTGCCCCGTCTGTTCCCTCTGCCCCTGCTGCTCCAGTGCCGGCAGCtccaccagctccagctgcccccGCTGCGGCCAAAGCACCTCCCAAGAGCCCTGTTGCAGCcacaccagctcctgcagctccaccagctccagctgcccccccagcagtccctgccccagcacctggCACGCTGGTTCCCACTCCAGCCCCGGTGGTTCCTGGTGCTCCCCTGAAGCCATCGGCCGATCGTGCTGCCCCTGCTTCCCAGAAACCAGAAGCCAGCCTTcctggctctgccccggtggGTAATGTCCCGCCGCCTGCCTCTTCTGCACCAAGCGCTACCCCCACGAAGAAGCAGCCCCCTCCCAGTAAGGTTGCCAAGCTGGCCCCCCGCCAACCTCCGTCCAAACCCCCCTCGAAGGCCCCGGCCCCTGTCAGCGCTGCCGTCGACGACGATGACCTGCCGCCTCTGATCCCCCCAGAGCTGCCCGCTGCCGAGCCGCCGGTGCAGCCCATCCTGGTGGACCTTTCTCCCCGAGCAGCCGTGGCCCCTGCTGAGGCCCCTGCTCCTCCAGCTAAGCAGCCTGTCCTGAAGAATGACAAGG GGTCCGGAACAGAGTCTGACAGTGATGAATCCGTACCAGAGCTCGAAGAGCAAGACTCCACACAGGCCACAACACAGCAGGCACAG cttgcagcagcagctgaaatagaTGAAGAACCCGttagcaaagcaaaacagagccGGAGCGAAAAGAAAGCACGGAAG GCAATGTCTAAACTGGGCCTTCGCCAGGTAACAGGAGTAACCAGAGTCACCATCCGGAAATCTAAGAACATCCTCTTCGTCATCACAAAGCCAGACGTGTACAAGAGCCCAGCGTCAGACACCTACATAGTCTTTGGCGAAGCGAAG atCGAAGACCTGTCCCAgcaagcccagctggcagctgctgaaaagttCAAAGTGCAAGGAGAAGCTGTTTCAAACATCCAAGAAAACACACAGACCCCCACCGTGCAGGAGGAGAGCGAAGAAGAAGAG GTTGACGAAACTGGCGTCGAGGTGAAAGACATCGAGCTGGTGATGTCCCAGGCGAACGTGTCCCGAGCAAAGGCAGTCCGTGCCCTGAAGAACAACAGTAACGATATTGTAAATGCTATAATG GAGTTGACGATGTAG
- the PTGES3 gene encoding prostaglandin E synthase 3, translating to MQPASAKWYDRRDYVFIEFCVEDSKDVNVNFEKSKLTFSCLGGSDNFKHLNEIDLFNNIDPNESKHKRTDRSILCCLRKGESGQAWPRLTKERAKLNWLSVDFNNWKDWEDDSDEDMSNFDRFSEMMNNMGGDDDVDLPEVDGADDDSPDSDDEKMPDLE from the exons AT GCAGCCTGCTTCTGCGAAGTGGTACGACCGAAGGGACTATGTCTTTATTGAATTTTGCGTTGAAGACAGTAAAGATGTTaatgtaaattttgaaaaatccAAACTTACATTCAG TTGTCTTGGAGGAAGTGATaactttaaacatttaaatgaaattgACCTTTTTAATAATATTGATCCAAAT GAATCAAAGCATAAAAGAACAGACAGATCTATCTTGTGTTGTTTACGAAAAGGAGAATCTGGTCAGGCATGGCCAAGGTTAACAAAAGAGAGGGCAAAG CTCAACTGGCTCAGTGTGGACTTCAACAACTGGAAAGACTGGGAAGATGATTCAGATGAAGACATGTCCAATTTTGATCGCTTTTCTGAG ATGATGAACAACATGGGCGGAGATGACGACGTAGACTTGCCAGAAGTAGATGGGGCAGATGAT gACTCACCAGACAGCGATGACGAAA aAATGCCAGATCTGGAGTAA
- the NACA gene encoding nascent polypeptide-associated complex subunit alpha isoform X1, with the protein MPGEATETVPATEQELPQPQAETAPAALPPAAPVAAPAVLHAAHSPPLTPSPGPAGQALPAEPPSPAAALPAPAGPRAPVSPAVVPAAAIPVFSVPPQLPAPALQVPVTTSPPPAPQSPMDFAAPGSPGPAPVSPVSPGPPAPVSPALAAAPTAVTVAPFAPTVSPGSPPAALASPVKAAPPAAPLSPTGAGAQAPLPVPMAASPAPAPSQGTGAAPAALPPPPSLPLMASLPAAAPTLLPSSAVPPEAACPQSPGSPPLPAAAPLCPAVAPAAATPAVPVSPGSPASALLASALASPQAPAPNSFLPPLAPPQCPALASAISPPVFLAAPMALAPLSPPAPLLPAGMSPGSPASAPQGLAPGAPVPPLIPVAPSVAKTCPTGHAPVAPAAPAVAPVTPAVPAAGDPVPPSMAGTPGSPDLWVAPATAAAPIAPALSKPSPGAATSPPGPPTAASPSAVPAVATAALAKAAPARPVSPLAAPVPAAPLSPCQLPACHTGGASSSHHYCSQSGSPEPSCCPLCPCRTGDGSSTSSSCPSCSQSGSREPSRCPICSLCPCCTSSCSSTSSGCPSCSQSSTSEPSHCCIHPLGPCQLPACHTGGVSSSHHYCSQSGSPEPGCCPCCTSSCSSTSSGYPSCSQSSTCEPSHC; encoded by the exons ctccagctgcccttCCTCCCGCAGCCCCTGTTGCAGCGCCAG CTGTTCTTCATGCTGCTCATTCCCCACCTCTGACTCCATCTCCGGGCCCAGCTGGCCAGGCCCTCCCAGCGGAGccgcccagccctgctgcagctctgcctgcccctgctggcCCCCGGGCCCCCGTTTCCCCTGCTGTGGTCCCAGCTGCAGCGATCCCTGTGTTTTCTGttcccccccagctccctgccccagctctgcaggtCCCAGTTAccacttcccctcctccagctccGCAGTCCCCAATGGATTTTGCAGCCCCAGGATCTCCAGGGCCTGCCCCAGTTAGCCCAGTGTCTCCAGGACCCCCGGCCCCAGTGTctcctgctctggctgctgctcctACTGCAGTGACAGTGGCCCCCTTCGCCCCCACTGTGAGCCCTGGTTCTCCCCCTGCAGCTCTTGCCTCTCCTGTGAAAGCTGCCCCCCCTGCTGCCCCTCTGAGCCCCACAGGAGCTGGAGCCCAGgctcctctccctgtccccatggCAGCCTCGCCAgcccctgctccttcccagggcactggggcagccccggctgctctCCCACCcccaccttcccttccccttaTGGCATCTCTCCCGGCAGCAGCCCCCACTCTCCTGCCTTCTTCTGCTGTGCCTCCTGAGGCAGCTTGTCCACAGAGCCCAGGCTCGCCCCCTCTTCCCGCAGCAGCccctctctgtcctgctgtgGCACCAGCAGCGGCCACCCCGGCAGTACCAGTGTCTCCTGGCAGCCCTGCCTCCGCTCTGCTGGCTTCTGCTTTGGCCTCTCCCCAAGCCCCAGCCCCCAACTCTTTCCTGCCCCCGCTTGCTCCTCCCCAGTGCCCGGCCCTGGCCAGTGCCATCTCTCCACCTGTCTTCCTGGCTGCCCCCATGGCCCTGGCCCCGTTGTCACCCCCTGCccctttgctgccagctgggatGTCTCCTGGGAGTCCTGCTTCTGCCCCACAGGGCCTAGCCCCTGGTGCTCCAGTCCCTCCACTGATTCCCGTTGCTCCTTCTGTTGCCAAGACCTGTCCCACGGGCCATGCCCCGGtggccccagcagccccagctgttGCCCCTGTCACCCCTGCGGTTCCAGCTGCAGGAGACCCAGTCCCTCCCTCCATGGCCGGGACACCTGGGAGCCCAGACCTTTGGGTAGCGCCTGCCACTGCAGCAGCTCCCATCGCTCCTGCCCTGTCCAAACCCTCTCCGGGAGCTGCCACGTCTCCCCCAGGGCCGCCGACAGCAGCATCTCCCAGTGCTGTACCAGCAGTGGCCACAGCTGCTCTGGCTAAAGCAGCTCCAGCGAGGCCTGTCTCCCCTCTGGCAGCTCCTGTGCCTGCTGCCCCCCTcagcccctgccagctccccgcCTGTCACACTGGCGGTGCCAGCTCCAGCCACCACTACTGCAGCCAAAGTGGCTCCCCTGAGCCCAGttgctgtcccctctgcccctgccGCACTGGCGATGGCAGCtccaccagctccagctgcccctcCTGCAGCCAAAGCGGCTCCCGTGAGCCCAGTCGCTGCCCCATCTGCTCCCTCTGCCCCTgctgcaccagctcctgcagctccaccaGCTCCGGCTGCCCCTCCTGTAGCCAAAGCAGCACTAGTGAGCCCAGTCACTGCTGCATCCACCCCCTCggcccctgccagctccccgcCTGTCACACCGGCGGTGTCAGCTCCAGCCACCACTACTGCAGCCAAAGTGGCTCCCCTGAGCCTGGTTGCTGCCCCTgctgcaccagctcctgcagttcCACCAGCTCTGGCTACCCCTCCTGTAGCCAAAGCAGCACCTGTGAGCCCAGTCACTGCTGA